In the Arthrobacter sp. CDRTa11 genome, GCGGCTGCCTTGCTGGGCCCGAACACCGGGATGCCGGCTTCCCGGACTGCGTCCGCCACGCCTGCGGCGAGCGGGGCCTCGGGGCCAACCACCACAAGGTCTACCGCGAGCTTGGTGGCAAGGGCGGCCACGGCCTCCGGATCATTGCCGTTGATGTTGTAGGTAGGGACCAGCTTGCTGATGCCGGCATTGCCGGGAGCTGAGTGGACCTCGGATACGTTGGGGTCGGCGAGCAGGGAGCGGACAATGGCGTGTTCGCGGCCTCCGGGGCCGATGACGAGTACCTTCACAGTCTCCAAGCGTACTTTGCCCACCCGGCTGGCTCCTAAGCTGCCTCCCTGCTGAAGCAATCCCCGCTGCCGTCCGTTACGAACCAGAGGCATGATCAAGCTCCTGAACTGGCTCAAGGGCCCCCCAACGCTGGCCGCCCTGGCCGGCGTGGTGGCTGCCGCCGTCGTCCTGTCCGTAGCGGAGCTGATCGGGGCGTTCTTTACGGCGCGGGCAACACCCGTCATTGCGCTCGGCTCCACGTTCATCGATTTCACCCCGCCGTGGATGAAGGACTTTGCCATCGCAACGTTCGGCACCAACGACAAGGCTGCGCTGTTTGTGGGCATGGGCCTGACCATTTTCCTGCTGGCCTGCGTGCTGGGCGTGGTGGCCTACCGCCGGTGGGTGCTCGGCGTGGCGGGAGTGCTGCTGATGGGCTCCATGATGGTGGCGAGCGTTGTGACCCGGGCAAGCGTGAGGCCGCTGGATGCCATCCCCACCCTGGCAGGCACCGTGGCCGGACTGGTGGTGCTGCGCCTGCTGGTTGCGCCGCTCTGGCGGCTGAAGGCGTGGCCGGATGCGCCGGCGGACACCGGCGCAAAGGAGCCTGAGCGGCCGGCCAGCAGCCGCCGCGGCTTTTTCGCGGCCGCCGGCATCACGGCGGCAGCCGCCGGGGTGGCGGCAGTTGGCGGCCGGCTCCTGGGTGCTGCCCGCAGCAACATTAACCAGGCCCGGGGAGCCCTGCAGCTTCCTGCGCCGGTCAAGGCTGCGGCCGCCGTTCCAGCCGGGGTGCAGTCAGCCGCGCCCGGCGTCACCCCCTGGGTTACTCCCAACAGCGACTTCTACCGGATCGACACTGCACTGAGCGTGCCCGAGATCAACGCCGATGACTGGGAACTGCGGGTCCATGGACTCGTGGAGGAGGAAATCCGCCTCACCTTTCAGGACCTGCTCGACGCCGATCTCATCGAATCGCACATCACCCTCACCTGCGTCTCCAACCCGGTGGGCGGGAACCTTGCCGGGAACGCCACCTGGCTGGGCCTGCCCATCCGTGAGGTCCTCCGGCGCGCCCGCCCGAAGGACGGCGCGGACATGGTGCTGTCGACGTCGGTTGACGGCTTCAGCGCCTCCACGCCTTTGGAGGTCCTCCAGGATGACCGGGATGCCATCCTGGCCATCGGCATGAACGGCGAAGCACTGCCGCTGGAACACGGCTACCCGGTGCGGATGGTGGTGCCCGGGCTGTACGGCTTCGTCTCTGCCACCAAATGGGTGGTGGACCTGGAGGTGACGCGCTTTCAAGACAGCAAGGCCTACTGGACCCAGCGCGGCTGGTCGGAGCGCGGCCCCATCAAGACAATGGCGCGGGTGGAGGTTCCCAAGTCCTTCGCCAAGGTACCCGCCGGCCGCATGGCCATCGGCGGGACGGCCTGGGCCCAGACCCGCGGCATCACCAAGGTGGAAGTCCAGATCGACAACACCGACTGGGCCGAGGCAACACTGTCCACGGAGGCGTCCCTGGTCACGTGGCGGCAATGGTCCTTCGAGTGGGACGCCACGCCCGGACCGCACTACATCAAGGTCCGGGCAACGGACGGGACCGGCGAGGTACAGACGGACCAGCGCGCTGATCCTGTCCCGGACGGCGCCTCCGGCTGGCAGTCGGTCATGGTCACCGTGGAGTAGCCCGGCATTCCGGATAGCGGCCCCTAGACTGGCAGTATGCCCCACAACCCCCATGCCACCTTTACCGTGGACTCCGCCGTCGAACTTGCCGTTGTTGAACGCAGCGGCTTTGTGGAGTCCCGGCACATCGGCTCCGCGGTGGTGCTGGCAGCCGACGGGTCCGTGGTGACCGAACTTGGCGACATCACCACGCCCATCTACGCCCGGTCCACACTCAAACCGCTGCAGGCGCTGGCTGCCATGCAGTCAGGCGTGCCGCTGCGCGGCGCCCAGGTGGCGCTTGCCTGCGCCAGCCACGTGGGATCCCTGGACCACATGGATGTGGTGGAGGGCATGCTCAAGGCGGCAGGGGTCAGCGAGGATCAGCTCCAGTGCCCCGACGCCTGGCCGCACGACGAGACGGCCCGGGACTGGCTGGTCCGTTCCGGGCGCGGCAAATCCAAGCTGGCCTACAACTGCTCCGGGAAGCATGCCGCGTTCCTCTGGGCCTGTACCGAAAACGGCTGGGACACCCACAGCTACCTGGAGCCGAACCACCCGTTGCAGCAGCGCATCCGCAGCGTGATCGAGGAGTACGCCGGCGAACCGATCGCGCATCTGGGAATCGATGGCTGCGGCGCCCCCGTAGCGGCCATCTCACTCCTGGGTCTGGCCCGTGCGTTTTCGCGGCTGGCCAAGGCCCCGGGGGACAAAAACGCCAGTGCCCGTGCCGCCACGATCGCCACGTCCATGCTGGACTACCCCTGGGCTGTGCAGGGCCGCGGCGAGGCCAACACCATCGTCATGGACGAGTTGGAGGTCATCGCCAAGATCGGTGCGGAAGGCGTGCTGGCCATGGCTACTGCGCAGGGTGTGTCCGTGGCCGTGAAGATGCTGGACGGCAACCTCCGCGCCACCTCGTTGGTGGGCCTGACGCTGCTCGCGGCTGCCGGTGCCGTAGACATCCCCGGAGTCTCCAGCGTCCTGGAGAAAGTAGTGGAACCCGTGCTGGGCGGCGGCCGCCCGGTCGGCAAGATCCGGCTGGGACCTGCCGTCTCGGCACTCCTCGACTGATCCCGTTCCAGACCCCAATCCCCATCCCAGGAGGCCGGCCGCATGGCTGTAGCGCGCCGTCGTATTGACGTTGAAGAAGGCAGGGCAGCGCTGGCTGCCTGGCAGGATGCTGCCGCCACGCCGTCGGACGTTTCCGTCCCGCGTACCGTGACCGCAACCGCCGTCCGATACACGCTGGAGGAGGTCACCGCCCGGGCGCCGGGCAACTCTGTGGAGGTGCGGGTGCCGCCGTTCGGCGTCACCCAGTGCGTGGAGGGGCCCCGCCACACCCGGGGTACGCCGCCCAACGTTATTGAGTGCGACGCCGCCACCTGGCTTGCGATGGTGACCGGCCAGTTGACGTGGGCAGACGCCGTGGAGGCCGGCCGGGTTGCGGCCTCCGGACTCCGTGCCGACCTCTCCGCCCTCCTCCCCCTCTAACCCCCGGGGCTAGCCTCGTCCGATGAACGGCATGCCTGCCGCCGTTACCACGAGGGAGCCTACTGTGGCCGACGGCGGCATGCTTGCCATCAGCAGCACCGCCCGGGCTGCTTCCTCCACCGGAAACGTTGGTTCCACCCGCCTACTGCCGTCAGCCTGGAGTGCGCCGGGGCCAGTTCCGATGTTGTCCATGATTTCCGTGGCCGTATTGCCGATGTCAATCTGGCCGCAGGTAATGCCAAAGCCGCGCCCGTCCAGTTCAATACTCTTGGTGAGTCCCGTTATGGCGTGCTTGGTGACGGTGTACGCCACTCGCTGCGGCCGCGGGGAATGCGCCGCGATGGAACCGTTGTTGATGATGCACCCGCCGCCGGGGTCCTGCGTCTTCATGAGCCGGACCGCAGCTGCCGCACAAAGCATGGAGCCCGTCAGATTCACAGCCACGGTGGCCTCCCAGTCTGGAAGGGAGATCTCGTCAACGCCGCCGGCAGGTCCGAAGCTCCCGGCGTTGTTGAAGAGCACGTCCACCCTCCCCCACCGCACGCGGGTTGCCTCAAAGAGGCGCTCGACGTCGTCGGGCCGGGTGACGTCGCAGGGCACAGCCAGTGCTTGCGGATGGCCTGCTGCGGCTTCGAGCAGCTGCTGCTCCCGGCGGCCGGCAAGGGCAACGGCGTACCCTTCCGCCAGCATTAGGCGGGCAACAGCCCGGCCGATCCCCGAGCCTGCCCCGGTGACGACTGCCACCCTTGGGCCGTTCTGATTGCCGATCATCCATACTCCTCTGTACCGGTCCCAAGCCTTGCCGAAAAGATTTCAATAGGCAAGATGTAACTCTCATGATACGAAAATAAAAAGGATGAGCCCACTGCCGGGAAAGGCTGCTGGAACTCCGTTATGGTGTGCTTATGGGCAACGGCAGCAGCACGCGGACAACGGGCGTCCTGCTGGCTGCCGGGGCGGGAACACGGCTCGGCATGGGACCAAAAGCCCTGCTGCCCTACCGCGGCCGGCCTCTGGTGGAGGCCATCGCCGATGCGTTGCTGGACGGCGGCTGCCGTGAGGTGGTGGTAGTTCTCGGCGCCAGGGCCGCGGATGTCAGCACAACAGCCCACCTTGACCGCTTCCGGACGGTGGTGAACCCCGACTGGCAGTCCGGAATGGGAAGCTCCTACCTGCTGGGAGCCACGTCTGCGGATCGGGCGGACCATCTCCTGATTGCCCTGGTGGACCAGCCAGGTCTTACCACCCGGACAGTGGGCAGGCTGTTGGCTTTCCACCGGCCCGGGCGGATCACCGCTGCTGCATATCACGACGGCGGCCCCGCAGGCGTGCTCCGCCGCGGGCATCCGCTGCTCGTCGACGTCGCGCTCAGGGACGAAGTGGCAGAGACGGTGACGGGCGACGCCGGCGCACGCCTCTACCTTCAGGCCCACCCCGAGTTGGTGGACGAAGTGGATTGCAGCGACCAGTCCAGCGGGGAGGATATTGACACCCCGGAGCAGCTCCACCTGTTGGGGTAGTCATTGCGCCGCGCCGCCTAGGAGCAACTCTTCCAGTCCCCGCTTGAACCCGGCCCGCCCGCCATGGGAGGGATGCCGCACTTTCGGCGCCACCACACCGCTCCGAAGCAGGCTGCGGTGCGCCACGTTGCCAACGGCCACCACAGTCTCGATATGGAACAGTTCCGTCAGCGCCTGCCAGAAAGCATTTCCGAGGCTTGCTTCCGCCATCGTCGGAGTGCGGTTGGACCGGGGCCGCCCTGCCAGGTGGGTGTGAAACGGACAGGCACTCCAGAGCAGGGGAAGGAACTGCAGTTCCCCCAGCACCTCCCACATCACCGTCGCGGTTGGCTCGGATGGGACGCCTGCCGAATCCGGTGGCAGCGAATAGCCCTTTCCCTGCCCGAAGAGTCCGAAGCCGTTGGCTGGCCCCTCGAACATGGTGCGGTTGGTGAAGGGAACGCCGGTGATCCTCATGCCCCTGAATCCGGGTGCCTCGCCCAGCAGCAGAACCTTTGGCGAGCGGTCCAGCATTTCCTGCAGATAGATTTCCAGGTTGCGTCGGCGCTGGGCGTTGGCAGGGACTGCGGTATCAAAGAAGTTGTTGCGTCCCGGCGCTGAAGGCACGGAAGAAAGCCCCTCCACAAAGGCGCTGACTGAAGGTGTACTCACGCGCTACCAGCGGGGGTGGATGGCCTCACGGAAGTAGTGGTCGTAGATCCAGCGGACGCCCTCGTCGAATTCCTCACCGAGTGCAACTGAACCCGCTGCGGCATTGGCCTTGGCCTGATCCACAGTGCGGGCGCCGGGGATCACGGTGGTAACGCCGTCCTGGGCGGCGATCCAGGCGATGGCGGCCTGTGCCGTGGAAGTCCCCTCGGGAACAAGCTGCTCGAACTCAGCCACAGCCTTAAGCCCCAGCTCGTAGTCCACGCCGGAGAACGTCTCGCCGACGTCGAACGATTCCCCGGTGCGGTTGAAGTTGCGGTGGTCGTTCTCAGCGAAGGACGTGTCCTTCGAGTATTTGCCGGACAACAGGCCCGAAGCCAGCGGAACCCGGGCGATGATCCCCACGCCTGCGGCCTTGGCGGCGGGGAGCACCTCGTCCAGCGGCTTGAGCCGGAAGGCGTTCAGGATGATCTGGACGGACGCCGTGCCCTCGTGGCGGATCGCTTCCAGGGCTTCGTCGGTACGCTCGACGCTGACGCCGTAGCTGCGGATGGCACCTTCGGAGACCAGGGTGTCCAGGGCGTCGTAGACCTCGTTGCTGCTGTACACAGCGGTGGGCGGGCAGTGCAGCTGGACCAGGTCCAGCGAGTCGGTGCCCAGGTTGTGCCGGGACCGGTCAACCCACTGCCGGAAGTTGGCCAGCGTGTAGTTCTCCGGCTGCTGCTCCAGCCGGCGGCCCATCTTGGTGGCCACGGTGATGTCCAGCCCGGGGTTGTCCTTCAGGAACGTGCCGATGGCCTGCTCGCTGAGGCCGTCGCCGTAGACGTCAGCCGTGTCAAAGAATGTGACGCCGGCTTCCACGGAGGCTGCGAGGATGGCCTGGGCCTGGGACTGGTCCACGTTGCCCCAGTCGGCACCCAGCTGCCAGGTGCCCAGGCCCACGATGGAGACATTCCGTCCTGTCTTGCCTAATTTGCGCTGTTCCATCCCTCGACTATATGGGTTGCGGACTTGACTCGCGGGTAACCTTGGCCGCGTCCCGAAGGCCAAGGTAGATCCTGTCCCGTGCGATGGGCAGCTCGGCAAACCGTACTCCGGTGGCGTTGCGGATGGCATTTGCCAGCGCCGGGGCCACCGGGTTGAAGGGGCTTTCGCTCATGGACTTGGCACCAAGCGGGCCCATTTTGTCGTTGGTATCGGCGAAGTACACCTCGCTTCGCGGCACGTCCGCGAAGGTGGGAATGTGGTACTGCCGCAGGATATCCGTGGTGACCCGGCCGTCGTCGTCCACCACCACTTCCTCATACAGTGCGGCACCCAGGGCCTGGGCAATTCCGCCCTCGATCTGGCCGCGGCATTGCCGCGGATTGACCACCACGCCGGCGTCGGCGGCCTGGATGCTTTGCAGGATCCGCAGCTCCCCTGTCCCCCGGTTTACCGCAACCCGGAACCCGTGCACGTTGAACGCCACGGACCGCGGCGTCCCGCCCCAGCGCCCTTCGGCGGCGAGTTCGACGCCGGCTTCCGCAGCCATGCGTGCCAGTTCAGCGAGCGGGACGGGCGTGCCCTCGCAGATGACGGAATCGCCGTCCAGGACGCAGCCGGAGGACTGGACCTGTTTGATTCCGGCGGCGAACGCCCGGATCCGGACGGCCAGCTCCTCGGCTGCCGCCAGGGTTGCCTTCCCGGCCACTACAGTGCCCGTGGAGCCAAACGCGCCGGTGTCGTGCTCGATCAGGTCGGTGTCGGATTGCCGCACCTGGACCCGCGAGGCCGCCGTGGACAATGCGGTGGCCGCAAGCTGGGCATGCACGGTGGAGGTCCCGTTGCCGAACTCAGCGGTGCCGACGTCGGCCTGGTACGTGCCGTCCGGGAGGAGCCGGAGCCTGGAGTGGGCGAAATGGCCCCGCGGCGGCACGGTGTCAATCATGGACAGTGCCGTGCCTTCCCCTGTAACCCAGTCCGGGCCGAGGTCATCGAGTCCCGCTGCGCGGTACCGCTCGGCACCGCGCTCCAGCGCATCCCTGACCAGCTGCGTGCACTGGTCCAGGCCGTAACTGCCGTAAAGGACGTCCTCCTCAGGATCCGGGTGGGTGGACAGCATGTGGTCGCCCTCCCGCACCATGTTCCGGCGGCGGAACTCCAGGGGATCCATTCCGATCCCGATGGCGAGTTCGTCCATGGACGATTCGATGGCGAAGATCATCTGGCTCAGGCCATAGCCCCGGAACGCCCCCGAGGGAACGGTGTTGGTGTAGACTGCCTGGGCGTCCACCTTCTTGTTGACGCAGTTGTAGACGGCCAGGGATTCCCCGCAGCCGTGGAACATCACCCCCGGACCATGGTTGCCGTATGCACCGGTGTTGGTCAGAACGTCCAGCTGCAGCGCGGTCAGCCTGCCTTCCCTGCTGGCACCGGCCTTGAGCTGGACGGTGAAAGGGTGCCGCGTGGTGGTGGCGGTGAACTGTTCGCTGCGCGTGAGCTCAAGTTGGACGGGCCGGCCAAGCTTTAGGGCGGCCAGCGCCACGATGTCTTCGGTCAGCACTTCCTGCTTGCCGCCGAAACCGCCACCCACCCGTCCTGCCACCACACGGACCTGCTCCTCGGGAAGGCCGAAGACCCGGCAAAGGGTGCGCCGGACCAGGAACGGGACCTGGCTGGAGCTGCGCACCTGCAGCCGCCCCTCCTTGTCTACGGAGGCGATGGCGGCGTGGGTCTCCAGCGCAACGTGCTGGACGCGCTGCGTGCGGTAGGTCTGTTCGTGGATAAAGTCCGCCGCCGCGAAACCCTGCTCCACACTGCCCAGTTCGGAGTGCAGCTCGGCAACCACATTCTGCTCCGGCCTGGCGATCCGCGCGGTGGCGGCGTCCTTCTCCCCGTGGAGCGCGGGGGCGCCGGGACGGATGGCATCCTGTGGCGTGAAGACGGCCGGAAGTTCCCGGTACTCCACCTTCACGGCCCGGACGCCTGCTTCGGCTGCGGCCACGGATTCGGCCACGACGGCGGCAACGCGCTGCCCGATGAACCTCACCACATCATCCAGCACCCGGGTGTCGTCCGGATCATCGGTATACAACTCATGCTGGGCAGTGGAAAACAGCTGGGCGGGAGCGTCCTGGTGCGTGAAAACAGCCACCACACCGGGCACTTTCAGCGCAGCTTCGGTATTGATCGAGAGGATCTTGGCGTGGGCGTGCGGCGAGCGCACGAGTTTCAGGTGCAGCAGCCCTTGCAGCTGATCGCCATCCGGCTGGCCCCCTTGCATTTGGTCCCCTTGGAACCGGTCAGGCGGAACGTCCAGTGTGTAACGGGCCGTGCCGGTGACGATGGCGCGGCCGGCGGGAGCCGGGACGTCGTCACCCAGTTGCCCGGGGTGAGGCGCGGGCTGGCCTTCGCCGCCGATGCCGGAGCCCTGCCCTGCCGGATCAGGATGCCCGGCGTGGCCGCAAATGGCGTCCTCGATGGCCCGGTAGCCGGTGCAGCGGCACAGGTTTCCCTTGAGATTGCGGGGCAGGTTGTCCCTCTGGTCCTCGGTGAAGGTGGCGGCCGTCATCACCATCCCGGCCGTGCAGAAGCCGCACTGGAAACCCTGGCGCTCCAGGAACTGCTGCTGCATGGGGTGAAGGCTGCTGCCCCCTGCCCCCGTGCTCGCGGCCAGGCCCTCGATGGTGGTCACGGCATGTCCCTCGGCCCGGACGGCCGGGTAGATGCAGCTGTGGACCGGAGTGCCGTCCACATGCACTGTGCACGCTCCGCAGTCTCCGCCGTCGCAGCCCTTCTTAACGCCAAGGTTGCCCTGCTCCCGGAGGAAGGTCCGCAGGCACTGCCCGGGGCGCGGTTCAGCCGCCGCCGGTGTGCCGTTAATTTCGATAGCCATTCCTCAGGCCCCTTCCTGTGGTGCAGCTGTTTGATCGGCAGCTGTTGGCTGTGGCGGCCAGAAATCCCCCGAGACAGTGGCGGGCGCCGTGTCGGCCGGGGCTGCCAGCTCGGCCCGGATTTCTTCGGCCAGCCGGTGGGTCATGTCCCGCCGCCAGGCAGGCAGGCCATGGATGTCGTCGTGATACAGGCCTTCAGGGATGGCGTCGTCCAGGGCGGCGGCCAGCCCGGCAGCATCCGGCAGCTGGCCGAAGCGCAGCTGCACAGGCCGCTTGGTGGCCGCCGTGACGGTCAGGACAAAGGAGGTGCCGCCGTCGAGCCTTCCGATCAGCAGCACTCCCGACCGGCCCAGGTTACTCAGGGACAGCCGGCGGAACGCCACCCGCGCGGAAAGGGCCGACGCCGGGAGGTGGACGCTGCGCAGCAGTTCGCCGGGTGCCAGGCCATTTTGCCCGTCCCCGGTCACGAAGCCGGCCACCGGAACCGTGCGGCTGGCGCCGCCCGGGCCAAGGATGGTGGCCACCCCGTCCAGGCCGGCGCACAGCGAGATCACGGGCCCGGCCGGCAGCGAGGTGCAGAGGTTGCCGCCCACTGTGGACATGTTCCAGACCTTGAAGGACGCCACAAAGGAATCGCAGCATGGCCTGATGAGGTCAAGGGCGGGCCAGTCTGTTCGGCGGAATGCCAGGGTGTCCTGCAGCCCGTAGAGATCCGCCACGGTGCAGGTGGCAGCCAGCTCGAGGCCGGGGCCGGATTCCCCGTCCACCGTCACCGCAGGCCACCCGGCCGCGCCCAGATCGAGCAGGCGCCTTGGCGGCTGCGGGCCGAAGGCATAGCTGCCATAGGAGAAGAGGACCGTGCCGCCTGCCAGCCAGGCATCGCCGTCGCGCCAGTCGGCCGGGTCCGCGGTGCGGACCACCGCCTCGATGGTGTTCATGTCCATGCTGTCTCCTGCTGTACAACGGGGTTCGGGGCAGGCCGGGTGGCGGCCTGCTGATGGATGGGCGCCTGATGGATGGGCGCCTGATGGATGGGGCCCGTGGTCTCCCTGAGGGGCTGGTGGCTGGCGGCCGGGTTGCGCGCGGCGATGATTTCCGAAGCAACGGATACGGCCACCTCCGCCGGCGTCACCGCCCCAAGGTCCAAGCCAAGGGGTGAATGCAGTTGCGCTATTCGCTCAGGGGGCACGCCGGCAGCCAGGAGGGCGTCCACCCGCTGGAGGTGGCTGCGCCGGGATCCCAAGGCGCCGACGAAGGCAACGTCCAGGGCCAAAGCAGCCTCCAGGAGCGGGATGTCGAATTTGGGATCATGGGTCAGGACGCAGATCACCGTCCGGGGGTCCAGATGTCCTGCCGCCGCTTCCGCTGCAAGGTACCTGTGCGGCCAGTCTGTGACAACGTCATCAGCGGCCCGGAACCTGGCCTGCAATGCGAAGGCGGCCCGGGCATCCACCAGTGTGACGCGGTAGCCGAGCAGTTTGGCGGCCGGCAGCAGCGCGGCGCTGAAATCGTTGGCGCCAAAAACCAGCAGCCGGGGCGGCGGCAGCCGGCTCTCCACCAGCAACGTGACAGGTTCTGGCGCTGGGGAGTGCCCCTGTGAAATGCCGGAGGGAGACGCTGTGCAGCCGTTAAGTGGTGCCAGCCTGACCAGCCCTGTCCGGCCGCCGCGAAGCAGCGGTTCCAGCTGCGCGGCTGCCGAAAGCAGGGCATCGTCCAGGGCATCGCCCGGGGTACTGGTGCTGCCGCGGCCGGTGGCGGAGTCCGGGACCGTGTCCGGGGCCGCCCCCAGAAGCCGGGCGATTCCGGCAGACTGGGCCACTTGGAAGGTCGCCGGATCACGAACCACCACCAGCCCGCGGCCATTGGCGTCCACCCGCCGGATCACCGCCACCGGCCCGTCCGCCGGAATCCGGCGCAGATGCTGGAGCGTCTCCGCGCCGGCATCTGGCCGGGTTCCCCCGCCGGGCCAGGGCTCAATGTGCACCTCCAGCTCACCACCGCAGGTGAGCCCGACGGCGAAGGCATCGGCCGCGCTGTAGCCAAACCTCTCAAGGCGGGTGCCGCCGTCGTTCATTGCTTCGAATGCCATCGCCACCACCGCCCCTTCCACGCAGCCGCCGGAGAGGCTGCCCAGTACGGCACCCGACTCCGAGATGAGCATGGACGTCCCTACCGGCCGGGGAACGGAACCGCTGACATGGACGATGGTGGCTACGGCGCAGCGGTTACCGGTCAGGCCTGCTGTCCAGCCGTTGAGAGAAGGAATCAGGTCGAGCATGGCGGCACTCCTTCCGCAGTGGTGTCCATATTCTCGTTCTTATCGGGGGTTGGGCCAAGCATCGCCTGTCCCCTACCGATGCCGGCACGTCGGCAGGGGCGCGAAAATCAGGCGCCCAGCAGCACGTTGATGGGTCCGCGGGCGAAGTACACCAGGAAGCCGGCGCTGACCACCCACATCAGCGGATGGATTTTCTTCGCCTTGCCGGACGCCGCGCCGATGATGGCCCAGGAGACAAAGCCCACGCCGATGCCGTTGGCGATCGAGTAGCTCAGCGGCATGGTGACAATGGTGAGGAACGCCGGCAGGGCCACCGAGAACTTGCTGAATTTGATCTCGCGGATCTGCGCCATCATCATGGCGCCCACCACCACCAGGGCAGCTGCCGCCACCTCCAGCGGAACAACACTGGTGAGCGGCGTCAGGAACATGGAGCCCAGGAACAGCACACCGGTGACAACCGAGGCCAGGCCGGTACGTGCGCCTTCGCCGATTCCAGCCGCGGAGTCGATGTAGACGGTGTTGGAGGAGCCTGAGGTGGCGCCTCCTGCCACAGCCCCGAGGCCTTCGACGATGAAGGCCGGCTTGAGGCGGGGGAACGTGCCGTCTTTGTGGGCCACGCCGGCGCTCTTGGCCAGTCCGGTCATGGTGCCCATGGCGTCAAAGAAGTTGGTGAAGACCAGTGT is a window encoding:
- a CDS encoding uracil-DNA glycosylase gives rise to the protein MSTPSVSAFVEGLSSVPSAPGRNNFFDTAVPANAQRRRNLEIYLQEMLDRSPKVLLLGEAPGFRGMRITGVPFTNRTMFEGPANGFGLFGQGKGYSLPPDSAGVPSEPTATVMWEVLGELQFLPLLWSACPFHTHLAGRPRSNRTPTMAEASLGNAFWQALTELFHIETVVAVGNVAHRSLLRSGVVAPKVRHPSHGGRAGFKRGLEELLLGGAAQ
- a CDS encoding molybdopterin-dependent oxidoreductase; protein product: MIKLLNWLKGPPTLAALAGVVAAAVVLSVAELIGAFFTARATPVIALGSTFIDFTPPWMKDFAIATFGTNDKAALFVGMGLTIFLLACVLGVVAYRRWVLGVAGVLLMGSMMVASVVTRASVRPLDAIPTLAGTVAGLVVLRLLVAPLWRLKAWPDAPADTGAKEPERPASSRRGFFAAAGITAAAAGVAAVGGRLLGAARSNINQARGALQLPAPVKAAAAVPAGVQSAAPGVTPWVTPNSDFYRIDTALSVPEINADDWELRVHGLVEEEIRLTFQDLLDADLIESHITLTCVSNPVGGNLAGNATWLGLPIREVLRRARPKDGADMVLSTSVDGFSASTPLEVLQDDRDAILAIGMNGEALPLEHGYPVRMVVPGLYGFVSATKWVVDLEVTRFQDSKAYWTQRGWSERGPIKTMARVEVPKSFAKVPAGRMAIGGTAWAQTRGITKVEVQIDNTDWAEATLSTEASLVTWRQWSFEWDATPGPHYIKVRATDGTGEVQTDQRADPVPDGASGWQSVMVTVE
- a CDS encoding sterol carrier family protein, which produces MAVARRRIDVEEGRAALAAWQDAAATPSDVSVPRTVTATAVRYTLEEVTARAPGNSVEVRVPPFGVTQCVEGPRHTRGTPPNVIECDAATWLAMVTGQLTWADAVEAGRVAASGLRADLSALLPL
- a CDS encoding SDR family oxidoreductase, with the translated sequence MIGNQNGPRVAVVTGAGSGIGRAVARLMLAEGYAVALAGRREQQLLEAAAGHPQALAVPCDVTRPDDVERLFEATRVRWGRVDVLFNNAGSFGPAGGVDEISLPDWEATVAVNLTGSMLCAAAAVRLMKTQDPGGGCIINNGSIAAHSPRPQRVAYTVTKHAITGLTKSIELDGRGFGITCGQIDIGNTATEIMDNIGTGPGALQADGSRRVEPTFPVEEAARAVLLMASMPPSATVGSLVVTAAGMPFIGRG
- a CDS encoding aldo/keto reductase → MEQRKLGKTGRNVSIVGLGTWQLGADWGNVDQSQAQAILAASVEAGVTFFDTADVYGDGLSEQAIGTFLKDNPGLDITVATKMGRRLEQQPENYTLANFRQWVDRSRHNLGTDSLDLVQLHCPPTAVYSSNEVYDALDTLVSEGAIRSYGVSVERTDEALEAIRHEGTASVQIILNAFRLKPLDEVLPAAKAAGVGIIARVPLASGLLSGKYSKDTSFAENDHRNFNRTGESFDVGETFSGVDYELGLKAVAEFEQLVPEGTSTAQAAIAWIAAQDGVTTVIPGARTVDQAKANAAAGSVALGEEFDEGVRWIYDHYFREAIHPRW
- a CDS encoding asparaginase, with product MPHNPHATFTVDSAVELAVVERSGFVESRHIGSAVVLAADGSVVTELGDITTPIYARSTLKPLQALAAMQSGVPLRGAQVALACASHVGSLDHMDVVEGMLKAAGVSEDQLQCPDAWPHDETARDWLVRSGRGKSKLAYNCSGKHAAFLWACTENGWDTHSYLEPNHPLQQRIRSVIEEYAGEPIAHLGIDGCGAPVAAISLLGLARAFSRLAKAPGDKNASARAATIATSMLDYPWAVQGRGEANTIVMDELEVIAKIGAEGVLAMATAQGVSVAVKMLDGNLRATSLVGLTLLAAAGAVDIPGVSSVLEKVVEPVLGGGRPVGKIRLGPAVSALLD
- the nboR gene encoding nicotine blue oxidoreductase, with the translated sequence MGNGSSTRTTGVLLAAGAGTRLGMGPKALLPYRGRPLVEAIADALLDGGCREVVVVLGARAADVSTTAHLDRFRTVVNPDWQSGMGSSYLLGATSADRADHLLIALVDQPGLTTRTVGRLLAFHRPGRITAAAYHDGGPAGVLRRGHPLLVDVALRDEVAETVTGDAGARLYLQAHPELVDEVDCSDQSSGEDIDTPEQLHLLG
- a CDS encoding molybdopterin-dependent oxidoreductase, producing MAIEINGTPAAAEPRPGQCLRTFLREQGNLGVKKGCDGGDCGACTVHVDGTPVHSCIYPAVRAEGHAVTTIEGLAASTGAGGSSLHPMQQQFLERQGFQCGFCTAGMVMTAATFTEDQRDNLPRNLKGNLCRCTGYRAIEDAICGHAGHPDPAGQGSGIGGEGQPAPHPGQLGDDVPAPAGRAIVTGTARYTLDVPPDRFQGDQMQGGQPDGDQLQGLLHLKLVRSPHAHAKILSINTEAALKVPGVVAVFTHQDAPAQLFSTAQHELYTDDPDDTRVLDDVVRFIGQRVAAVVAESVAAAEAGVRAVKVEYRELPAVFTPQDAIRPGAPALHGEKDAATARIARPEQNVVAELHSELGSVEQGFAAADFIHEQTYRTQRVQHVALETHAAIASVDKEGRLQVRSSSQVPFLVRRTLCRVFGLPEEQVRVVAGRVGGGFGGKQEVLTEDIVALAALKLGRPVQLELTRSEQFTATTTRHPFTVQLKAGASREGRLTALQLDVLTNTGAYGNHGPGVMFHGCGESLAVYNCVNKKVDAQAVYTNTVPSGAFRGYGLSQMIFAIESSMDELAIGIGMDPLEFRRRNMVREGDHMLSTHPDPEEDVLYGSYGLDQCTQLVRDALERGAERYRAAGLDDLGPDWVTGEGTALSMIDTVPPRGHFAHSRLRLLPDGTYQADVGTAEFGNGTSTVHAQLAATALSTAASRVQVRQSDTDLIEHDTGAFGSTGTVVAGKATLAAAEELAVRIRAFAAGIKQVQSSGCVLDGDSVICEGTPVPLAELARMAAEAGVELAAEGRWGGTPRSVAFNVHGFRVAVNRGTGELRILQSIQAADAGVVVNPRQCRGQIEGGIAQALGAALYEEVVVDDDGRVTTDILRQYHIPTFADVPRSEVYFADTNDKMGPLGAKSMSESPFNPVAPALANAIRNATGVRFAELPIARDRIYLGLRDAAKVTRESSPQPI